The Clostridium sp. AWRP genome has a window encoding:
- the yeiL gene encoding transcriptional regulator YeiL — MQIIQDPTVISTYINKFPINNIFDFDIMPYIHLVQFNMGEFIMNEGSTPKQLYCLIDGKAKLYLTHKNGKVSIINFIESPCFIGEMELIRSQTESNSVQALTICNCFAISVINCRDKLLNDIKFLKYLCVFLGKKAITNTNNYTKNQSYPLENRLAAFILLTSNKLLYTEKHTEASEFLGVSYRHLLYVLADFCKRGILHKEDCGYRIMDLNSLNKLVKKMNI; from the coding sequence ATGCAAATAATACAAGATCCAACTGTAATTTCAACTTATATAAATAAATTTCCTATAAATAATATTTTTGATTTTGATATAATGCCCTATATACATCTGGTTCAATTTAACATGGGGGAATTTATTATGAATGAAGGGAGTACACCTAAACAACTGTATTGTCTAATTGACGGAAAAGCAAAGTTATATCTAACACATAAAAATGGTAAAGTATCAATAATTAATTTTATTGAATCTCCCTGTTTCATTGGAGAAATGGAACTTATTAGATCTCAAACTGAATCCAATAGTGTTCAAGCATTAACTATTTGTAATTGTTTTGCAATTTCAGTAATAAACTGTAGGGATAAACTATTGAACGATATTAAATTTTTAAAATATCTATGTGTATTTCTAGGTAAGAAAGCTATCACTAATACAAATAACTACACAAAAAATCAATCATATCCGTTAGAAAATCGTTTAGCAGCCTTTATTCTCTTAACATCCAATAAATTACTATACACGGAAAAACATACTGAGGCATCAGAATTTTTAGGTGTTAGTTACCGCCATCTCTTATATGTATTGGCTGATTTCTGTAAAAGAGGCATATTGCATAAGGAAGATTGTGGTTATAGAATTATGGATTTGAACAGTTTAAATAAGCTAGTGAAAAAAATGAACATATAG